A stretch of DNA from Globicephala melas chromosome 4, mGloMel1.2, whole genome shotgun sequence:
GACTCCTGAGAAGATAAGCTGTTGTACCACagacataatttattttaagctttctgaaaaataaaggtttTCAGAGTCAGGAAGAACTGATTTTCATTAAAAGTGCTTACAGTTTTCATCCCAAGATTAGCTTTGACACTGTTTCCGGTTCCCAGGCTCCCACACCCCAGTGTGCCTGGCCCCCGTTGGAAGGGGACCACACCTCAACTGGAGCACCTCTGGTGACCCCTAGGACAGAAGCCCATCCTGAGCCACACAAAGGGAGGCTTCACTCTCTCTTGCTCctcccacccactgcccagcagGGGAAACAAGGCACACGGGCTCCCTGCCGAGAAGACCTAGGGGAGGCCAGCAGGTGCCACACTTGAGACAATGAGCTTTACATTTCCAGATCTAGCAAGCAAGGGAGCTTGTTCCAGTCTAAACAACATCCAACCCAAAGGCAAGCCGCGACCCACTGAGAAACAAATCCGGACAGGAGCCATCAAAGAGGACGCAAGTACCACTGGAGATGCAAGGCTACAAGAGGGCAAGGGGCAGCCTCCCTGGGGGAAGGGGTGTCAGATCACTCAATGCCCCGTCCATCGTCTCCCTCTGGGCAGCAAACAAAGACTGAGGAGCTCACACCCATACCTGCCCACCCCTCTCACTCTCCTCTCTATGATTCTGTCTGCATCCACCAACCCActtgaaaaagatgaagaaaaacagtATTTAATTCGTCTAGGAAGTTTCAAACGAcgggttgttatttttttaataatcattatATTCAACTGGACAATTAAGTTGTTTTCAGGGGTTTTTTAAATACCAATTTGTCTCTGTGACTttgcttttatatctttattttctacaGGATTTGGGTTTGGGGTTTTCTCATGTATTCTCTTACTTGTGGATATTCTGTGACTCTCATATGGAAGGCTAGGATTTCTAAAGATGAATGCTCAACACAACGGACCCATCCTTTGGTTCTGGGATCCTCAGAGCTAAAGAGAAAGCCTTCTGGGGCTTCTGTAAGAATGTGAGGAAAGTTACAAACAACCGCAAATATCTAGGATGAGAAGGGTTTCACCTGGATTCTGCAAACCAGTTTAATTGTAGAGCTTTTGTCAACCTACTGGAAAGGGAGTTCAGATGCAAAGATCTGGCCATCGAAAAGCACTACAAGGAAGGACCCTGTGAGTTGACTGAAGCACATGATGCTGATTTTGTGTTCCGTGTGGCACTCCCACACGAATTCTTTGTGGCGGGAACCAAAATGTCCACGCCCAAATTCTTCTCTGGACATTACAGAGGTTTTCTGGTCTTTTCACTcctattaacacacacacacacacacacacacacacacatgcacacacacacatgcacacacacgcacatgcacacgcacatgcacacgcacacgcaaGCCCCTCCTCTGAATTCTCCATGGCTTCACAAGGCTCTAAAAACCTCCAACCCTTTGCAATCAAGGGAAACCTCACCCCTATGCCTCATGTCTCCTCACCTCACCAGTGTCACTGTGGGTGACCATCACTAAGTGGCACTGATCCACACAGAACCCTGGCTCCTTACCTTTCCCCCTCAAACACATGGTCTGATACCAGTTTGGGGATGGGAATGTCCTGTCCCAGGAGAACATGATTTATATCTAACTCATATGCAAACCAATGTCTCCTCACAATGTCTCGGGACACTTGGCAATAAGAGCTGCTGTTCTTAAAATGCATGTCAGAGAGTAGAGCTAGAAGGACCCTCCCTAGGCTGTTAAATCAAGATCCCCGTGTGCAGGTGTAATCAGGAACACCGAACAAGCACATGGCATGTCCTTGGCCTGAGCTGCCCCTCTCTCCAATCCATGACCTGATCACCTTCTATCCAGCTCTCAAAATTCATCGCCAGGGTCCTCTGCTCTGGAAAACTCCTCCAATCTGATCAGGTGCCTTCCTATGTGTATGCACAGCCTGTGTACCTTTTTTAGATGAGCAAGTATACCAAGTACATCAAGATGTCCAAGTACACTCAAAGCACAGACTACCTTCTTTTCTCCAATATCCCCAGTGCCTACCACACTGCCCAGCACTCAGCGGGTGCTCAGTGAATGCTTACTGAATAAAAGATGGAATCATCACCTGGTGATCTACCACCCTCAGCATCTTACTTTTATCTTGCCCTCCTCTTTCTCTGGTCTTTCTTTATATGTTAACTGAAGTTCTCAATCCTGGTTGCACTCAAgagtcacctgggaagctttcaAAAAATATCTTTGCCTGGTCTAATGCCCAGAAACTCTGACTCAATGGACCTGCAGTGGGACCTGGACACAGGTGTTTCCAAAAACGGATTTTTATCATGAGGCCTGAGTGGAGAGCTGCCCTGTAACTCTTCTGCCTTCTGTTCTCTCTCTTAGGCACACCCTCaaaatcctttttgtttgttttctttaacttttttttcccttggcagCGCCGaatggcctgtgggatctcagttcccggaccagggatcgaacctgcaccccctgcagtggacgtgcagagccctaaccactggacagccagggaagtcccttaacttaCTTTTATGTTCAGTGATTCCCACAGACATTACTTATCCCTCTGCATCAACCGCCCAAGAAACATAAAGGGATACACATTGTGGGGGGCTTTTCCCCCAGTGGATACACATGCCTTCCTTGCACACGTCTCTTGAACTCGATGAAGCAGCAGCAAGACCCGAGATTCTTCAGGTTCGCTGGGAGTTGGGGTGCTCTACAGAAAGCTGTCTTACCCACAAGAATGAGCATGACGCCAGCCAGCTGGGCCCGCCTGTACTTGGCCACGCCAGGCTCATGGCCCGTTCGGATGCAGGGGAGAACGGTCAGCAGCAGGAGAATGGCCGGCAGACCCAGGACTGAGGCAGCGATCATCAGGGCTCGGCAAGCCTGCACGTAGCCTGGGAACAAGAGTGCAGACAGGGTGGGTTAGGCCATGGGTCCCCGTGGATCCTCAATCCTGCCTCACGGGAATCCAGCACCATctacctcttcctccctcttgtcCCACTCCAGGACTTATAATATGTTAAATGTTGTCCAAGATCACTTTGCATGTTCAATTTTTAACGTGACTCagtgacaaaaaaaaaggaaggttggGGGCTGGAGAGACTGAATGGGGATCCCTGGTTTAGACCACTCATCCAAGCTTCCGAGATGAAGAGGCCAAGAGTACGATTACACTGTTACATCACCTTGTGAAAAATTCAGATTAAAATTCAAATCTTTGAAGAATTCTTCTGTGATGGTCTGTGTTGATCCCAGCCTGCTGTTGATATGttctacctgtgtgaccttgggcaagtgtctTGACACTTTCCTCACCTAcagagtaaaaataataatagtacctacatctCTCCAATGGAATTCAACTAAGATTAAATTCGTTAATTCAtgaagtgctcagaacagtgcctagcgCATGCTAAGTACTGCAAAAAGGGTCAGCTATTATTACTGGTATTCCTAATTTTACTCTGTGTCAAGGCAGTACTTTTATCTCCAGGTGTACTAGGTGATTTTGTCCCTTAATCATGTGCTTTTAATTCACATTGTATATAAACAGTATGTGGCCCTAGCTAGACTAAGCTAAGATTCAGGCTTCCTCTCTTGATATCTCCCCAGATACTGCTTGCTCATGAATCCTGTCCCCTAGAGATGGTCAGGCTCCATCTCCTGCCTCCCCGACTGTGCCCTGGGCATGCTTCCACAGTGGTCCATTTTCCATAAAGGCATCTCTCCAGCCCCAGGGATTCCTAGAAGACAGACACCTGCCTTGGTCTTCATGGAGTTAACACAGTGCCCACAACAGATGATGTAAACATACAATTATGAATGAAGGAATTAACGAGTTGAATAATAAGAGTGGAGCAAAGCTACCTGAACTTTATACTGTCAAATAAAATGCCAGGTAACTACTTTATTAAGAAACAGATTATAATATGTgcaatatttatgtaaaataaatctgACAAGATGCTGGGAGAATATGACACACTTAAATGTATCGTTTCTCACTAAAACACTCTCCCTCCTtcaaaaaagggggtgggggagttgtAACTCTCCCTCTTGACTCAGAGGAAAGTAGAGCTAATGACCTGGGGGAAGCAGAGTTAATGACAAAGCCAAAAACAAGCCCCAGCTTCTGCCTCATGTGGCAGGACCCTCACACCAAATGTGGCCAGCCTACCCGTGCACCAAGACCCGACTGCAAGATTGCCTCTTAGCAAGTTGTGTTTTGCCAAAATTCAGACTCCACAAGGGCACGCTCCCAACAATTGCCCAACTCAGTTTCTTCTGAATTAAGGGTAATAACTCAATCAAGTATCTGTTGACTTGAAGACCCCCAGATAGGCGCCACAGGAGATCTCAGGCAAGACCTCTGACCTCAGCCCTAAGCCCCTGCGACTGGTCAGGGAACCAGGGCTGACATAAAGGAGAGTCAGCTAGCCACCCGGATTCTGAAATTCATGGCACGGTCTGTGAACATGCTAGGTGTCCAGGCCACATTTGAGAATCTAAAGATGGAGACTGAGATCTGTCCCTGTCCCCACCTACGGTGTGAGGGAGGGGACCGCAGGAAGGATTAGGTCCTCCCTAAAGTGTACTCCATCTGTAGGATGGCCTATGTTCTCTAAAAATAAACCACTTGTCACTGAATGCTCAGCAAACTTAATTtcaggaggaaggaagcagagagtAATTTTATGCTTCAAGTCAGATTCTTAAAAATACCATGCCTggcttttaataaaaaatatagctACCATTTATGCAGCCTCTACTCCATCTAAGGAGGCTTACAtttctcatctcatttaatccccaaaaCAACTCTGAAAGAGAGGGGGTtggtttcattttaatttttaaaagacgaCGACTGGGGTTCATAGAGGTTAGGAACTTGTCCCAAATCACTCGGTTTGTAAGCACTGCATCCCAGAGTCTGATCCAGGTCTACCAACGGCAGCTTTAACTGAAGGTGGGTCCACATCTGGGTTCCCCAGACCTCTGTCATTCTGAAAGTCCAAAATGGAGGGCAGGACTGGCACGCACTGTGCGTACCTGCTGTGTGTCAGGGGCAGTGCCAGGTGCAGGGGAAGATGCAAAGAGGGTAGGATGCTATCTATATCTCTGAGGAATTTAAAATGTGCTAGGAGAACTTGACTCACAAACAAGGAACAGAAAAGTCAAAACGTGCATTGACAGGGATAGGGGTCAAATACCAGGGTGGCAAGGAGGAAGGGCGGATAGATTCCGACTACAAGGACCTGGAAATAGGAAGCACTTGAGGTGAGGCTTAAAGAGGGACAGTCTTCGGGAGAGAAAAGCTCATCCAGGAGAAGGCCAAAGCCAAAGTCTCCCAGACTGGCGGCCTCGGGGGCCAGTTACTCCGGCCGACCGCCCAGTTACTCCACTTGTTAAGGAAACCGGGATAGGCCTTTAAAGGCGCACCATCCTCAAAGGCTAGCGAGACAGTCGTGCTTAGGCCTGGGCCGGGATAAGCCAAGATTCCGAGCAGAAAACCTGAAGGGGCTCCGAAGACCTTGTCAATCATCCAACTGGCTCGAGGTTTAAATCTGAATTGAAACTTGCCCAGAATTTTTCAACGGGGCAGCAAGTTAAGATTCGGCACCGGCTGGCGTCGGGGAAGGTGGAAACTAGGcaactcttccctcccctccccactctgagGCACAGCCGTAGGGGAGGGGGCGACCCGCGGAGTTGCTCCTTTTCCCAAGGTGAGTGGGCCCTCCCAGGGGCGCCCGTTCTTCCCTCTCTGACCCCAGGGTGCGGAGACTGGGAGGGGAATCTCGGCAGGCCCGAGGACCGACGCCCTTCACTGCGGGGGCAAGGGGTAGGGGAAATGGGACAGGCCCCGGGGCCTGTGGGAACCGACTGGGCGCAGGTAGGAGGGCCCTAACTTGGCCAGGTCACCTCGGCCGTCCCACAAGGACTGGGAAACTCAGCCTGCGCCTGTTCGGATAGCTGGaatgcttttgtttctctctttcctcctccagcctctgcGGGTGGATTCTAACAGGGAAAGCAGGGCGCCTGAAGGAGGAGGCCAGGGGATGAAGTACTTCTGATCCACCCACAGTGGGAGCACGCGGCAGGTGAGGCTACGGTAATTAATATGTAGGGAGTTCCAACTATGTGTCTATGTCTCAGTTCATTACCTTCTCAGGGTGACTCGGCCAGTGGCCACCACTGTCATCCCAAAttccagataagaaaactgaggctgagagaggttaagtTCAGGGCTACCTAATTCCTCCTCAACAAAGTAGGACTGAAGGTGTCAAAAGATGCCCCAAAGTCTTCAAGCCCCCAGATGATTCTGTGAACGCTGCCTAATGCTCCCCTCCCCCGTCTGCCCGGAAGGAAAGGGTTTATTTAGGACAGCCACTTGCAAGGCAGGGTCCTTACCCGGCAGGATGAGGATGTCCACCAGGGGCTTGCAGTGGTACAGCCCCGTGGCCAGGACGCAGTCGGCCCACAGCCCCTTGGAGCCCAGCTCGTCCAGCTTGCGGCAGGTGGGGATAGTGTAGCCGCAGGTCACCACCCAGTCATTGGTGGACGTGGTGACGATGATGCCGATCCAACCCACGAAGCTCGTGACGAAACCCACTATCTGCAGGAATGTGGCCACCATCGTGGCCGCCCTGGAGTCCCTGCGCCTCTCCCCTCACTAGCTGTGCCCGCGCCCGGGCTCGACGGCGCCTGACCCGGTCCTCCTTCTCCCGCGCTGGCGAGCCGTTGGCCTGCGACGGCGAGATGCGGGATGCTGGAGGAGGCGGGAAGCCACGAGACGCAGCGAGCCCAGCTGCACGACGGGCGCGCGGCGAGGACAGCAGCGCGGCTGGGCAGCGCGCCCCCGCCCCCCTCTTTAAACCCCGCAGACCCGGCCGGCGAGCTCCAATCCGCGACGGCCCCGGGTCCAGCAGACCAATCGCCGGGCGGGGTCAGGAGTGGGATGTGGAGGGAAGCAGAGTTAGGGAGGGGTGATCCCGCCGCCCCGCCGGCGAGCGTCGCACGGTTAGTgttggaaataataaaatttcgAAAGAAAATAATTCGATCCAGGTCCAAGTAATGGACAGTGACAAGAGGGCCTGCGTCAGGCGCGAGTTCTATTTTGCTGCGaattctttctcttcttgctgcccctccctctctcatCCTATCTCTGGGTCTCTCGCTCCATCCCTCCTcagcttctccctattccttccCAGCTGAGAGCAAGAACCGTGGTACTCCCAAGAGCGCCCAGTACAGTTCCTCCTTGGCCcaggattgttttttgtttttgtgttttaatacatctttattggagtataactgcttcacagtactgtgttagtttctgttgtacaacaaagtgaatcagccacacgcatacataaatccccatatcccctccctctttagcCTCCctccgccctccctatcccacccctctaggtttcccaaagcacggagctgatctccctgtgctatgcgcctgcttcccactagctatatatatatatatgtgtgtgtgtgtgtgtgtgtgtgtgtgtgtgtgtgtgtgtatgtgtgtgtcgatgctactctcacttcaccccagcttccccctccccccaccaagtccattctctatgtctgtgtctttattcctgccctgccactaggttcatcagtaccttttttttttttagattccatatatatgtgttagcatacggtatttgtttttctctttcggacttacttcactctgtatgacagactctaggtccatctacctcactacaaataactcaatttcgtttctttctatggctgagtaatattccattttcagcCCAGGATGGTAACTGATGAGCTGAGAATTGCCCTAAGAAACAGACTTGAAGCATTCAGCATACCATAGTTACTGGTAGAAAGAAAATGATCCTTTGCCAGTGGTCAAAAATCATCAGAGGTGGCCATGGCCAGAGTAATGATAACAACAACAGTAGCAACTCACATTTATGCAGCTGTCATGTACCATGTGCATgcgtttatattttataaattatctcatttaattctcttagCAGCCCTTTATGGTAGAAATGATTGTTTACACATAATCCTCACGAAGAAACAGCATGAGAGAGGCTAAGTTGCCCAAGTTCACATAACAAGGAAGGGGTAGCCTGCATCCCACCTCACTAACCATTCCTGGGAACCTGTCCTGATTGTCACTTTCTGAAAATTCCTAAAGGGCTCGtgtcgctctctctctcttttttttttttttgcagtacgcaggcgtctcactgttgtggcctctcccgttgcggagcacaggctccagacacgcaggctcagcggccatggctcacgggcccagccgctccgtggcatgtgggatcttcctggaccagggcacgaacccgtgtcccctgcatcggcaggcagactctcaacaactgcgccaccagggaagccctcgtgtctcatttttaacattaaaagctAGACTGACAGCTCCTGCTCACTGTAGATAAGTTAGTATCTGCACTCCACTGAGAACACTGCCTAGCCTAGAGTGAGTGCTCTGCAAGTGTAAGCTGtcctcatcatcatcaccatcaccgtcatcaACATCATCAAGCCACCTTCTCTCCATGCATTCAAGTAAGACCTATTGTATGTACTTTTCTATCATGTAGAGAAGTTGTCCTTGGGCTATATTTACATTAAACAGTTTTAACTCCCTTTGATACTTTTGGTTTATTATATTCCTCTATCAAAAATCATGAGATTTAAAGATGAGAAGGATTTCAGTAAGCACAAAACTTCCTACTCAACCCTCCAAGATATAGATCATAAGTCACAGGTACTAAGCTTTCCCATATCTCTGCTGGGCAAATCACCATGTCTTCTAGAGAAGACTTGCCTCAAGGAGACCCCAAAGGAATCAACTGCACAGACAGAAAAGGCTCTGTAAGAGATGAGAGAGTGTCAATTAAAAAGCTGCAATAACCACCCAGGAGAGCACAGTGGGTAAGAATGCAGGCTGCCTGGCCTCGAATCCTGTCTCCACCATTTCCTAGCTGTGGATTCAAGTTAcctcacttctctgggcctcagttttctcatgtgtaaaatgagggtTAAAATAGTGCCTAACTCATAGGCTTCTTGATGATTATGTGAGTTAATATACATACTGAGCTTTAAACAATGTCTGGTACAAGGTAAGGCCTCAGGGAACCTGGGCTgctattatatatgatatatataatatgattttatatatatatacatacatacacatatatttatatataattcagAACCCTTGCTTTTGTACTCTTATGTGTTCTCCTTGAACTCATACAAgttttgtttgtaggaaatactATATTATAGGAATATGTCCCTTTTTTGAGTGAGTCATCGTGTTTGGGGCATTTCATCACCAGGGTCTACTGACCTGGATGTTTTCAGATATTTCCTTATAACATAAAAAAGAGCTTTTGTAAGAAGTAAAACATAAAACCCAAGCAACATCAATTCACTAAAAAAGAAGTTATGCAATCTGCACTCTTGCGACTCCATGAGCATTTGACATTCTAACAATAAAAATCTAACCAATCATAATTCAACAATGCCCAGATCACCCAAAGTTCTCAGACACACAGAGGCACCTGCAAAGGCAGATTTCAGAACTCAGGCTCTAACTGGTAGACGGAGTTGTGCAGTTAAGATCTTGGAATGGAACTTCCTGAGTTCATATTCCAACTTGATTACTTGAGCTGTCCCTTATCCTATGCAACTCTCAGgtttttcatctataaagtgagacTAGCAGATGCCCCGATACAGTTATTgcgaggattaagtgagataacttTTACGAAGTACATAGCACAGTGCCCGGCACTGATGGGCActcataaatgttagctacttttGGTATTATTCACAGGCAATATTGATCGATTGGAAATATGAGTTGCCTTTGATAAAgactaaaactaaaataattaggTTATTGCTATTGTTATCTattaatgggagaaaaaaatcttaaaatgaatgtttaaatGATCACAGCACAGATGTACAAAAGGCCACTCAAGGGAGGCCAGCAAAATATAACCTATTTGAACGAATTAGCCATAAATAGTGTGTCCCTTGAAAAGAAAGTTGGGCAGCCATGGAAGAATAGAGACCTGGGAacccagaggcagagagaggccgTGAGAATCCTCCACTATCCACAGGAGATGGAAATGGCATGGTGGCCGCAGAATCCGAGGGTGCGGTCCCTTTGGCAAGGctctctgtaaagtggggaagTCCCTCAAGCTACCTTGGCCAAGGTACTTTTCCTAAAATCATCTGCATTCTTTGGCTGTGACTCTACTCCCCAAGCCCTCCTCTTCATTAGAATCTGCCTTCCTACATAGCATAACTTAATAAACTGACATTCCAGGTCTACCACAGTCCCAGGTACCCTTTCAATTGTGAGAAGCAGTCTCTCAGGGTCCAGTCACCCCAGATAAGTGAGAACAATGGATCCCCAGACCTCCCAGATGGAGGTTTTCCAGTTAATTTTCTCCCAGAAAATTTTGCCATGCCATCTCTTCACATTTCTATAGTATGTAACAGAACTGGTAAGGTATAGCTGAAATCTGATTCCAGGTCTTCTGACCCTAAGTCCAATATTCTATCCATTATGAAAAATGTAAGAGTCTTTCCTATGGTCTGAGCATAACTTCCTCAACTTATTCGAAGATATTTAAAGGGGAGGATTAAAGAGATGGTCAGTGCCCTAAACCCCAGATGTGTACTGAACAAAGGAAGCAGCCTGGTTAACTGTTCTTCTGCCATTTATACCTAAAAGTAGTTAATCAAACTAAGTGTGATTCAGTTAGAGTACAAATGCATATCGTACTGGCAAATGTATTTGTTGACAAGCATCGAAAGCCCACATTGAAAGCAAAGCTTGGGCCAAAGGAGTGGGCTCGCGGCGCCTACTAGTGGTTGTCTTTTATCATTGCATAGCTGGTAAAAACATTTTCTGTGTAAAGGAGCCTATGACTCGTAGGGAAACATGATTAACCGCAAATTCCAAATGTGTGATCATTAGATCCAAGTGGAATGTACACTTATTTGTGAAAGCTTTCctcatatattaaaaatgtatctcTTTAGGAAACCAAACATGAAAACATAGGACATATATGAAATTACTTAAGTgagattattcatttaaaaatacttttaataagacccctttttaaaaggagaaatttcTCTGGTGGATTTCGCTATTTGGTAATGCAAattccacatacacacacatttttagaAACACTGTCGTACCAATTCATAGTGTAAAATAATGTGTCAGacataagctttaaaaaatgaaatgccatttacaatagctaagatatggaaacaacctaagtgtccatcagcaggtgaatggataaagatgtggcatatatacagtgaaatactactcagccattaaagaaGATGAcaccttgccatttgtgacaacatgaatggaccttgagggtattatgctaagtgaaatacgtcagacagagagacaaatactgtattatttccctcatatgtggaatataacaaacaaacaaaataaatgaacaaaccaaacaaaaacaaacatgtagagaaTAGAGTAGTGATTATcagagaggaagaagcagaaggaaggcAAAATGGATAAAGGGAATCAACTGTATAGTGATGg
This window harbors:
- the CLDN11 gene encoding claudin-11 — translated: MVATFLQIVGFVTSFVGWIGIIVTTSTNDWVVTCGYTIPTCRKLDELGSKGLWADCVLATGLYHCKPLVDILILPGYVQACRALMIAASVLGLPAILLLLTVLPCIRTGHEPGVAKYRRAQLAGVMLILVALCAMVATIWFPVCAHRETTIVSFGYSLYAGWIGAVLCLVGGCVIICCAGDAQSFGENRFYYSSGSSSPTHAKSAHV